One stretch of Mus pahari chromosome 5, PAHARI_EIJ_v1.1, whole genome shotgun sequence DNA includes these proteins:
- the Tor1aip1 gene encoding torsin-1A-interacting protein 1 isoform X2 produces the protein MAGERWQAEGPGEGWAIYATPRAPIRERRRGPDPQNGDSSDAPTYGAHPSRRGRREVRFSEEPAEVYGDYEPRAAKETSPGGRRTPPEKFRPASAREEVRESAYNLRSRPRRQRRAQEAEEMKTRRATRLEQHSQQPQLSPSTSGRGLRDSQSSSEDRGEDEPSSQPVTSQIASKKTVRTPEASAMNEDPISNLCRPPLRSPRLDSTYQTNGNTKRNEREATIVQQVNFFEEGETEDDLESSYSDITIRVRSNDSLESRGQDFPAHENRPLLLTSGYQKNPQEWVDQAVRMRGRMAYNNIQKSNFGNQSPSTSRQQVAVQPPNESSVKIKWYVLGLVATVAVLFWSFSTPAVETTAVQEFQNQMKQLQSKYQSQNEKLWKRGTTFLEKHLNSSLPRPQPAILLLTAAQDAAEVLKCLSEQIADAYSSFRSVRAIRIDGAGKAAQDSDIVKHEVDQELTDGFRNGQNAAVVHRFESLPAGSTLIFYKYCDHENAAFKDVALVLTVLLEEKTLEASLGLKEIEEKVRDFLKVKFTSSSTANSYNHMDPDKLNGLWSRISHLVLPVQPENALKAGSCL, from the exons ATGGCGGGAGAGAGGTGGCAGGCCGAGGGGCCCGGAGAAGGCTGGGCCATCTATGCCACACCCAGAGCCCCCATCCGGGAGCGAAGGCGGGGGCCCGACCCGCAAAATGGCGACAGCAGTGACGCGCCTACGTACGGAGCACACCCGTCGCGCCGCGGACGACGGGAAGTGAGGTTTTCAGAAGAGCCGGCAGAAGTGTACGGCGACTACGAGCCCCGGGCGGCCAAAGAAACGTCTCCGGGGGGGAGACGAACCCCGCCAGAAAAGTTCCGGCCGGCGTCAGCgagagaggaagtgagagaaAGCGCTTACAACCTTCGCTCTCGACCGCGGAGGCAGCGGCGAGCCCAGGAAGCCGAGGAGATGAAGACGCGGAGGGCTACTCGCCTTGAGCAGCACTCCCAGCAGCCGCAGCTGTCTCCCTCCACGAGCGGCCGAGGGTTACGGGACTCTCAGTCCTCCAGTGAGGACCGCGGAG AGGATGAACCTTCTTCCCAACCTGTTACAAGCCAAATAGCCTCAAAGAAAACTGTTAGAACACCAGAGGCTTCAG CGATGAATGAAGACCCTATAAGTAACTTATGCAGACCCCCATTAAGAAGCCCAAGACTTG ATTCAACATACCAAACAAATGGAAATACTAAAAGGAATGAAAgag AAGCTACCATTGTCCAACAGGTCAATTTCTTCGAAGAAG GAGAAACTGAAGATGATCTCGAGAGCTCTTACAGTGACATCACTATCCGGGTCAGATCCAATGATTCTCTTGAGTCTAGAG GTCAGGACTTCCCAGCTCATGAGAATCGGCCATTACTGCTGA CCTCAGGATATCAGAAAAACCCTCAGGAGTGGGTTGACCAAGCTGTAAGGATGAGGGGTAGAATGGCGT ataaCAACATTCAGAAATCCAACTTTGGAAACCAGTCTCCATCAACCTCCAGGCAAC aagtggCTGTACAACCCCCAAATGAATCTTCTGTCAAGATAAAGTGGTATGTGCTGGGACTTGTTGCCACCGTTGCAGTATTATTTTGGTCCTTTTCTACCCCTGCGGTGGAAACCACTGCTGTTCAAGAATTCCAGAACCAGATGAAACAACTCCAGTCTAAGTACCAGAGTCAAAACGAGAAGCTGTGGAAGAGAGGCACAACCTTCCTAGAAAAACATCTGAATAGCTCCCTCCCTCGGCCCCAGCCTGCCATCCTGTTGCTCACTGCAGCTCAAGATGCTGCAGAAGTGCTCAAGTGTCTGAGTGAACAAATTGCCGACGCCTACTCTTCCTTCCGTAGTGTCCGTGCCATCCGGATTGACGGGGCAGGTAAAGCTGCTCAGGACAGTGACATTGTCAAGCATGAAGTCGATCAGGAGCTGACTGATGGATTTAGAAATGGCCAGAATGCAGCTGTGGTACACCGCTTCGAATCCCTGCCTGCTGGCTCAACCTTGATCTTCTATAAATACTGTGACCATGAAAATGCAGCCTTCAAAGATGTAGCCCTCGTCCTGACTGTACTGTTGGAGGAGAAGACGCTGGAAGCCAGTCTAGGCCTAAAGGAaattgaagagaaagtgaggGATTTCCTTAAAGTCAAGTTCACCAGCTCTAGCACGGCCAACTCCTACAATCACATGGACCCAGACAAGCTGAATGGGCTCTGGAGCCGCATCTCCCACCTCGTGCTGCCTGTGCAGCCTGAGAACGCTCTGAAAGCAGGCAGCTGCTTATAA
- the Tor1aip1 gene encoding torsin-1A-interacting protein 1 isoform X1 — protein sequence MAGERWQAEGPGEGWAIYATPRAPIRERRRGPDPQNGDSSDAPTYGAHPSRRGRREVRFSEEPAEVYGDYEPRAAKETSPGGRRTPPEKFRPASAREEVRESAYNLRSRPRRQRRAQEAEEMKTRRATRLEQHSQQPQLSPSTSGRGLRDSQSSSEDRGEDEPSSQPVTSQIASKKTVRTPEASAMNEDPISNLCRPPLRSPRLDSTYQTNGNTKRNEREATIVQQVNFFEEGETEDDLESSYSDITIRVRSNDSLESRDEATPAAGHHPESPRGLPHSQDFPAHENRPLLLTSGYQKNPQEWVDQAVRMRGRMAYNNIQKSNFGNQSPSTSRQQVAVQPPNESSVKIKWYVLGLVATVAVLFWSFSTPAVETTAVQEFQNQMKQLQSKYQSQNEKLWKRGTTFLEKHLNSSLPRPQPAILLLTAAQDAAEVLKCLSEQIADAYSSFRSVRAIRIDGAGKAAQDSDIVKHEVDQELTDGFRNGQNAAVVHRFESLPAGSTLIFYKYCDHENAAFKDVALVLTVLLEEKTLEASLGLKEIEEKVRDFLKVKFTSSSTANSYNHMDPDKLNGLWSRISHLVLPVQPENALKAGSCL from the exons ATGGCGGGAGAGAGGTGGCAGGCCGAGGGGCCCGGAGAAGGCTGGGCCATCTATGCCACACCCAGAGCCCCCATCCGGGAGCGAAGGCGGGGGCCCGACCCGCAAAATGGCGACAGCAGTGACGCGCCTACGTACGGAGCACACCCGTCGCGCCGCGGACGACGGGAAGTGAGGTTTTCAGAAGAGCCGGCAGAAGTGTACGGCGACTACGAGCCCCGGGCGGCCAAAGAAACGTCTCCGGGGGGGAGACGAACCCCGCCAGAAAAGTTCCGGCCGGCGTCAGCgagagaggaagtgagagaaAGCGCTTACAACCTTCGCTCTCGACCGCGGAGGCAGCGGCGAGCCCAGGAAGCCGAGGAGATGAAGACGCGGAGGGCTACTCGCCTTGAGCAGCACTCCCAGCAGCCGCAGCTGTCTCCCTCCACGAGCGGCCGAGGGTTACGGGACTCTCAGTCCTCCAGTGAGGACCGCGGAG AGGATGAACCTTCTTCCCAACCTGTTACAAGCCAAATAGCCTCAAAGAAAACTGTTAGAACACCAGAGGCTTCAG CGATGAATGAAGACCCTATAAGTAACTTATGCAGACCCCCATTAAGAAGCCCAAGACTTG ATTCAACATACCAAACAAATGGAAATACTAAAAGGAATGAAAgag AAGCTACCATTGTCCAACAGGTCAATTTCTTCGAAGAAG GAGAAACTGAAGATGATCTCGAGAGCTCTTACAGTGACATCACTATCCGGGTCAGATCCAATGATTCTCTTGAGTCTAGAG aTGAAGCCACCCCAGCAGCTGGTCATCATCCAGAATCACCAAGGGGGTTACCACACA GTCAGGACTTCCCAGCTCATGAGAATCGGCCATTACTGCTGA CCTCAGGATATCAGAAAAACCCTCAGGAGTGGGTTGACCAAGCTGTAAGGATGAGGGGTAGAATGGCGT ataaCAACATTCAGAAATCCAACTTTGGAAACCAGTCTCCATCAACCTCCAGGCAAC aagtggCTGTACAACCCCCAAATGAATCTTCTGTCAAGATAAAGTGGTATGTGCTGGGACTTGTTGCCACCGTTGCAGTATTATTTTGGTCCTTTTCTACCCCTGCGGTGGAAACCACTGCTGTTCAAGAATTCCAGAACCAGATGAAACAACTCCAGTCTAAGTACCAGAGTCAAAACGAGAAGCTGTGGAAGAGAGGCACAACCTTCCTAGAAAAACATCTGAATAGCTCCCTCCCTCGGCCCCAGCCTGCCATCCTGTTGCTCACTGCAGCTCAAGATGCTGCAGAAGTGCTCAAGTGTCTGAGTGAACAAATTGCCGACGCCTACTCTTCCTTCCGTAGTGTCCGTGCCATCCGGATTGACGGGGCAGGTAAAGCTGCTCAGGACAGTGACATTGTCAAGCATGAAGTCGATCAGGAGCTGACTGATGGATTTAGAAATGGCCAGAATGCAGCTGTGGTACACCGCTTCGAATCCCTGCCTGCTGGCTCAACCTTGATCTTCTATAAATACTGTGACCATGAAAATGCAGCCTTCAAAGATGTAGCCCTCGTCCTGACTGTACTGTTGGAGGAGAAGACGCTGGAAGCCAGTCTAGGCCTAAAGGAaattgaagagaaagtgaggGATTTCCTTAAAGTCAAGTTCACCAGCTCTAGCACGGCCAACTCCTACAATCACATGGACCCAGACAAGCTGAATGGGCTCTGGAGCCGCATCTCCCACCTCGTGCTGCCTGTGCAGCCTGAGAACGCTCTGAAAGCAGGCAGCTGCTTATAA